In the genome of Lacerta agilis isolate rLacAgi1 chromosome 2, rLacAgi1.pri, whole genome shotgun sequence, one region contains:
- the HGS gene encoding hepatocyte growth factor-regulated tyrosine kinase substrate isoform X2, with protein MGRGGGTFERLLDKATSQLLLETDWESILQICDMIRQGDTQAKYAVGAIKKKVNDKNPHVALYALEVLESVVKNCGQTVHDEVANKQTMEELKELLKRQVEANVRNKILYLIQAWAHAFRNEPKYKVVQDTYQIMKVEGHVFPEFKESDAMFAAERVSVPVGKGARLTYGNDLDFFVAPDWVDAEECHRCRVQFGVVTRKHHCRACGQIFCGKCSSKYSTIPKFGIEKEVRVCEPCYEHLNKKAEGKGTATTELPPEYLTSPLSQQSQLPPKRDETALQEEEELQLAIALSQSEAEEKERMRQKSTYSTYPKAEPTPVTSSAPPVNTLYSSPVNSSAPLAEDIDPELARYLNRNYWEKKQEEVRKSPTPSAPLSMGEPATQNTEVQPAPLSVVEQYQNGETDESHDQFLKALQNAVTTFVNRMKSNHLRGRSITNDSAVCSLFQSINSMHPQLLELLNQLDERRLYYEGLQDKLAQIRDARGALNALREEHREKLRRAAEEAERQRQIQLAQKLEIMRQKKQEYLEMQRQLAIQRLQEQEKERQLRLEQQKQTIQMRAQMPAFSLPYAQLQAMPPAGGVIYQPSGPTSFPGTFSPAGSVEGSPMHTVYMSQPAQGSTGPYTAMPVAGTDPNMVSTYMYSASTNNAQAAPQGQAVSTTNPAYSSYQPTPTQGYQNAAAPSQTIPAMTQAPQGYMGNQSVSMGYQPYNMQNLMSTLPGQEQGLSNLPPQQPYMSGQQPMYQQMAPPGGPPQQQQPPQQPPVQVQQAQGGSGEAQLISFD; from the exons ATGGGGCGAGGCGGCGGCACCTTCGAGCGGCTTCTAG ATAAAGCTACCAGTCAGCTTCTGCTGGAGACAGACTGGGAGTCCATCCTCCAGATTTGTGATATGATTCGTCAGGGTGACACCCA GGCTAAATATGCTGTTGGTGCAATAAAGAAGAAAGTCAATGACAAGAATCCACATGTGGCTCTCTACGCACTAGAG GTCTTGGAATCTGTGGTCAAGAACTGTGGTCAAACAGTTCACGATGAAGTGGCTAACAAACAGACCATGGAGGAGTTGAAGGAACTGCTGAAG AGACAAGTTGAAGCCAATGTTCGCAACAAGATCCTGTACTTGATCCAGGCATGGGCTCATGCCTTCCGCAATGAACCCAAGTACAAGGTGGTGCAGGACACTTACCAGATCATGAAGGTTGAAG GTCATGTTTTCCCAGAATTCAAGGAGAGTGATGCCATGTTTGCAGCGGAAAGGGTGAGTGTCCCAGTTGGGAAAGGGGCACGCCTCACATATGGAAATGATTTGGACTTTTTTGTG GCCCCAGACTGGGTGGACGCAGAGGAATGTCACCGGTGCAGAGTCCAGTTTGGGGTGGTGACTCGTAAG CACCACTGCCGGGCATGCGGGCAGATTTTCTGTGGGAAGTGTTCCTCCAAGTATTCCACCATTCCCAAGTTTGGCATAGAGAAGGAGGTGCGGGTGTGTGAGCCCTGCTACGAGCATCTCAACAA GAAAGCAGAAGGGAAAGGAACTGCAACCACGGAGCTTCCTCCTGAGTACCTGACCAGCCCTCTTTCCCAGCAGTCCCAG CTGCCTCCCAAGCGTGATGAAACTgccctgcaggaggaggaggagctgcagctggCCATTGCACTCTCCCAGTCAGAGgcagaggagaaggaaaggatG AGACAGAAAAGCACGTATTCCACATACCCCAAGGCTGAGCCGACACCAGTCACTTCATCGGCTCCACCAGTCAACACCCTCTATTCCTCACCTGTG AACTCCTCTGCACCTCTGGCCGAGGACATTGACCCTGag TTGGCTCGGTACCTGAACCGCAACTACtgggagaagaagcaggaggaggtgCGCAAGAGCCCCACCCCTTCAGCCCCGCTATCCATGGGGGAGCCAGCAACCCAAAACACCGAGGTCCAGCCTGCCCCACTCAGTGTGGTGGAG CAATACCAAAACGGTGAGACAGACGAGAGCCACGACCAGTTCCTGAAAGCTCTGCAGAACGCCGTCACCACCTTCGTCAACCGCATGAAGAGCAACCACCTGCGGGGCCGGAGCATCACCAATGACTCCGCCGTGTGCTCGCTCTTCCAGTCCATCAACAGCATGCACCCTCAGCTCCTGGAGCTGCTGAACCAGTTGGATGAGCGCCGGC tGTACTATGAGGGACTTCAAGATAAACTTGCCCAGATCCGGGATGCGCGGGGAGCCCTGAACGCTCTGCGGGAGGAACACAGGGAGAAGCTGCGCCGTGCTGCCGAGGAGGCCGAGCGCCAGCGCCAGATCCAGCTAGCCCAGAAGCTTGAGATTATGCGGCAGAAGAAACAG GAATACCTGGAGATGCAACGGCAGTTGGCGATCCAGCGCCTTCAGGAGCAAGAGAAGGAGCGCCAGCTGCGgctggagcagcagaagcaaaCGATCCAAATGCGGGCCCAGATGCCTGCTTTCTCCTTGCCGTATGCTCAG CTGCAGGCCATGCCTCCTGCTGGTGGGGTGATCTACCAGCCATCAGGCCCCACAAGCTTCCCAGGCACCTTCAGCCCAGCAGGCTCTGTAGAGGGCTCACCTATGCACACAGTGTACATGAGCCAGCCTGCCCAGGGCAGCACCGGACCGTACACTGCAATGCCTGTGGCAGGAACAG ATCCCAACATGGTGAGCACCTACATGTACTCAGCAAGCACTAATAATGCCCAGGCAGCTCCGCAAGGGCAGGCTGTGTCCACCACGAATCCTGCCTATTCCTCCTACCAACCTACACCTACCCAAGGCTACCAG AACGCAGCTGCCCCTTCCCAGACTATCCCAGCCATGACACAAGCGCCACAGGGCTACATGGGCAATCAGTCGGTCTCCATGGGCTACCAGCCCTACAACATGCAG AACCTCATGTCAACCCTCCCTGGCCAGGAACAGGGTTTGAGTAACCTGCCACCCCAGCAGCCTTATATGTCAGGACAGCAGCCTATGTATCAGCAG ATGGCACCTCCTGGAGGacctccccagcagcagcagcctcctcaGCAGCCTCCAGTCCAGGTTCAACAGGCACaaggaggcagcggagaggctcaGCTGATCTCCTTTGACTAA